The following are from one region of the Cytobacillus firmus genome:
- a CDS encoding PhoH family protein, with translation MLSKIYVLDTNVLLQDPNSIFSFEDNEVVIPAVVLEEVDSKKRYMDEIGRNARQVSRLIDSMRETGKLHEKIPLENGGSLRIELNHRSFHELQEIFVEKTNDNRILAVAKNLSLEEETKENGRTVILVSKDALVRVKADAIGLISEDFLSDRVVENDHLYPGFLEVYIGLDIMNRFYEKGELPLSEIANHPFYPNQFLVMKDALGSSSSALGIVDKSGKKVKKLIFDHDHIWGIKPRNVQQTMALELLLRNDLPLVTLIGKAGTGKTLLALASGLMQTEDYGQYKKLLVARPIVPVGKDLGFLPGEKEEKLRPWMQPIFDNLEYLFNVKKPGELDAILAGMGSIEVEALTYIRGRSIPDQFIIIDEAQNLTKHEVKTILTRVGEGSKIVLMGDPEQIDHPYLDAYNNGLTYVVERFKDQVISGHVKLVKGERSGLAQLAADLL, from the coding sequence ATATTGAGTAAAATTTACGTATTAGATACCAATGTCTTGTTGCAGGATCCTAATTCCATATTTTCATTTGAAGATAATGAAGTAGTTATTCCGGCTGTAGTTCTGGAAGAGGTTGATTCTAAGAAAAGGTATATGGATGAAATTGGGAGGAATGCAAGGCAAGTATCCCGGCTGATTGACAGCATGAGAGAGACAGGTAAGCTACATGAGAAAATACCTCTTGAAAATGGCGGAAGCCTGCGAATTGAGTTAAATCATAGATCATTTCATGAACTTCAGGAGATCTTTGTAGAAAAAACGAATGATAATCGGATTTTGGCAGTTGCAAAAAACTTATCCTTGGAGGAAGAGACAAAAGAAAATGGACGAACGGTAATCCTGGTAAGCAAAGATGCCCTAGTCAGAGTTAAAGCGGATGCTATCGGGCTAATTTCAGAGGACTTCTTAAGTGATCGTGTAGTTGAAAATGATCATTTATATCCCGGTTTTCTGGAGGTATATATAGGTCTCGATATTATGAACCGTTTTTATGAAAAAGGAGAACTGCCACTTTCTGAAATAGCAAATCATCCTTTCTATCCGAATCAGTTTCTGGTGATGAAAGATGCGCTTGGTTCCTCATCGTCTGCACTTGGTATAGTGGACAAAAGTGGAAAGAAAGTGAAAAAACTTATTTTTGATCATGACCATATATGGGGGATCAAGCCGAGGAACGTGCAGCAGACAATGGCTCTTGAGCTGTTACTGAGAAACGACCTGCCGCTTGTTACGCTTATCGGCAAGGCTGGGACTGGAAAAACTCTTTTGGCGCTGGCATCCGGCTTAATGCAGACCGAAGATTATGGACAGTACAAAAAATTGCTGGTCGCCCGCCCCATTGTGCCTGTAGGCAAGGATTTGGGATTCCTTCCGGGTGAAAAAGAGGAAAAGCTAAGACCATGGATGCAGCCGATTTTCGATAATCTGGAGTACCTGTTTAATGTCAAAAAGCCGGGTGAATTGGATGCCATATTGGCAGGTATGGGCTCGATTGAGGTGGAGGCCCTGACATATATCAGAGGCAGAAGCATACCGGATCAATTCATTATTATTGATGAAGCACAGAACCTGACGAAGCATGAAGTAAAAACCATATTAACCAGGGTAGGGGAAGGGAGTAAAATTGTACTGATGGGAGATCCCGAGCAGATAGACCATCCCTACCTGGATGCTTATAACAACGGTCTCACCTATGTCGTGGAAAGATTTAAAGATCAGGTTATCTCGGGTCATGTCAAACTTGTTAAAGGTGAGAGATCCGGCTTGGCCCAGCTTGCTGCTGACCTGTTATAG
- the typA gene encoding translational GTPase TypA: MKLREDIRNIAIIAHVDHGKTTLVDELLKQSGTFRSNEHVEERAMDSNDLERERGITILAKNTAVKYKDTRINILDTPGHADFGGEVERIMKMVDGVLLVVDAYEGCMPQTRFVLKKALEQKLTPIVVVNKIDKPSARPSEVVDEVIDLFIELGADEEQLEFPVIYASAISGTSSVTPDKQDDDMHSLYEAIIEHIPGPVDNREEPLQFQVALLDYNDYVGRIGIGRVFRGTIQVGQQVALMKLDGSVKQFRVTKIFGFFGLKREEIQEAYPGDLIAVSGMEDINVGETICPVEHQEALPVLRIDEPTLQMTFLVNNSPFAGREGKYITSRKVEERLRAQLETDVSLRVENTDSPDAWVVSGRGELHLSILIENMRREGFELQVSKPEVIIREIDGVRCEPVERVQIDVPEDNTGSIIESMGTRKGEMLDMVNNGNGQVRLTFNVPARGLIGYSTEFMTLTRGYGIINHTFDSYQPEIKGQIGGRSKGVLVSMESGKSSTYGIMQVEDRGTIFVEPGTEIYEGMIVGEHTRENDLTVNITKVKHATNIRSANKDQTNVIKKPRILTLEEALEYLNDDELLEVTPESIRLRKKLLDKNERERMAKKKKYAETN; this comes from the coding sequence TTGAAATTAAGAGAAGATATTCGAAATATTGCGATTATAGCCCACGTTGACCATGGTAAAACAACATTGGTTGACGAGCTTTTAAAACAGTCTGGAACTTTCCGTTCAAATGAGCACGTGGAAGAGCGTGCGATGGATTCAAACGATCTGGAAAGAGAACGCGGTATTACGATTTTAGCTAAAAACACTGCAGTTAAATATAAAGATACGAGAATCAACATTCTGGATACACCAGGACATGCCGATTTCGGCGGAGAAGTTGAACGGATCATGAAAATGGTTGACGGCGTATTATTAGTTGTCGATGCATATGAAGGATGTATGCCGCAGACGCGTTTTGTTCTTAAAAAGGCTTTGGAACAAAAACTTACGCCAATCGTTGTTGTAAATAAAATTGACAAACCATCTGCCCGTCCCTCAGAAGTTGTTGACGAGGTAATCGATTTGTTCATTGAACTGGGTGCAGATGAAGAACAGCTTGAATTCCCGGTTATTTATGCATCTGCTATTTCGGGAACTTCAAGTGTTACCCCTGACAAGCAGGATGATGACATGCATTCTCTTTATGAAGCAATCATTGAACATATTCCTGGACCAGTTGATAACCGTGAAGAGCCGCTTCAATTCCAGGTGGCACTCCTTGATTACAATGATTATGTGGGGAGAATTGGAATTGGCCGGGTATTCCGGGGGACAATCCAGGTTGGACAGCAGGTTGCTTTAATGAAACTTGATGGCTCAGTTAAGCAATTCCGGGTTACAAAGATCTTTGGTTTCTTCGGACTGAAGCGAGAAGAGATCCAGGAAGCTTATCCTGGAGACCTTATTGCCGTTTCGGGAATGGAAGACATTAATGTCGGGGAAACTATTTGCCCTGTCGAGCATCAGGAAGCACTTCCTGTTCTAAGGATTGATGAACCAACACTGCAAATGACTTTCCTTGTTAACAACAGTCCATTCGCGGGAAGAGAAGGCAAATATATTACTTCAAGAAAAGTTGAAGAAAGACTTCGTGCACAGCTTGAGACGGACGTAAGTCTCCGTGTTGAAAATACAGATTCACCTGACGCCTGGGTTGTATCCGGACGTGGGGAATTGCATTTATCAATCCTGATTGAAAATATGCGCCGTGAAGGTTTTGAACTGCAGGTTTCTAAGCCGGAAGTAATTATTAGAGAAATTGACGGTGTTCGCTGTGAACCGGTAGAACGTGTTCAAATCGATGTGCCGGAAGATAATACTGGATCGATTATTGAATCTATGGGTACCCGTAAAGGTGAAATGCTTGATATGGTCAATAACGGCAATGGTCAAGTAAGACTGACATTCAATGTCCCTGCCCGCGGACTGATCGGCTACTCCACTGAATTTATGACGCTAACCCGCGGCTATGGTATTATCAATCACACATTTGACAGCTACCAGCCGGAAATTAAAGGTCAAATTGGCGGACGCAGCAAAGGTGTCCTAGTGTCTATGGAAAGCGGCAAGTCATCCACATACGGAATTATGCAAGTTGAGGACCGAGGAACTATTTTCGTTGAGCCGGGTACTGAAATTTATGAAGGCATGATTGTGGGAGAGCATACTCGTGAAAATGATCTTACTGTCAACATCACTAAAGTGAAGCATGCGACAAACATCCGTTCTGCTAATAAGGATCAGACGAATGTAATTAAAAAGCCGCGGATCTTGACACTTGAAGAAGCTCTGGAATACTTAAATGATGATGAGCTGCTTGAAGTAACACCTGAGTCAATCAGACTGAGAAAGAAACTTCTTGATAAGAATGAAAGAGAAAGAATGGCCAAGAAGAAGAAATACGCTGAAACCAACTAA
- a CDS encoding YlaH-like family protein: MDVSQRLSFFAALFKVDENPTTGMWLLYITIVLLSILVFKLGFAKKLPILKSAMIYTFLILGCTMLTFLGVFLPVAEGLVVAALILIIYKIRLNQEKKEQAKAE; the protein is encoded by the coding sequence ATGGATGTATCACAGCGCCTGTCTTTTTTTGCTGCTTTGTTCAAAGTCGATGAGAATCCCACAACTGGAATGTGGCTTCTCTATATAACAATTGTTCTGCTGTCAATATTGGTATTTAAATTAGGATTTGCCAAGAAACTCCCAATTTTAAAATCAGCTATGATATACACTTTCTTGATTTTAGGCTGTACGATGCTGACATTTCTTGGAGTATTCCTTCCTGTAGCAGAAGGTCTTGTTGTGGCTGCATTAATCTTGATCATTTACAAAATCCGCCTTAACCAGGAAAAGAAGGAACAGGCAAAGGCGGAATAA
- a CDS encoding GNAT family N-acetyltransferase — MENGSIASSKFTEEDQPFFLEVIKDSTDWEEEEKCGNNLCNYMARHQELNGEWRIWRIDGERTAVTFHVNLSPSNRKPWLGTILVKKEMRRKGIGTKVIELLTAELKKKGEKSLFAGVPENRNYWIYFLSDAGFEQFKTETSDDGREFLIMVCPLI, encoded by the coding sequence ATGGAAAATGGTAGCATAGCAAGCAGCAAGTTCACAGAGGAAGACCAGCCCTTTTTTTTAGAAGTCATTAAGGATAGCACCGACTGGGAAGAAGAAGAAAAATGCGGGAATAACCTTTGCAATTATATGGCCAGGCATCAGGAATTAAATGGGGAGTGGAGAATTTGGCGTATTGACGGAGAACGAACAGCCGTCACTTTCCATGTGAATTTATCCCCTTCTAACCGGAAGCCGTGGCTCGGTACGATCCTGGTTAAAAAAGAAATGCGAAGAAAAGGAATAGGAACAAAGGTTATTGAACTGTTGACCGCTGAGTTAAAGAAGAAAGGCGAAAAGTCTTTGTTTGCGGGTGTCCCTGAAAATCGGAACTATTGGATTTACTTTTTATCTGATGCCGGATTTGAGCAGTTCAAGACGGAGACTTCCGATGATGGCCGGGAATTTTTAATAATGGTCTGTCCATTAATATGA
- a CDS encoding YlaF family protein gives MKNIKWPLLAFAIGAAICMMGIGVAVAERSMFGIILAIIALILVMGYGFKTKKKMREEGSL, from the coding sequence ATGAAGAATATCAAGTGGCCTTTATTAGCCTTTGCGATAGGAGCAGCTATATGCATGATGGGTATAGGCGTTGCGGTGGCTGAAAGAAGCATGTTTGGGATCATCCTGGCCATTATCGCTTTAATCCTTGTAATGGGATACGGTTTTAAAACTAAGAAGAAGATGAGAGAAGAAGGTTCGTTATAA
- a CDS encoding FtsW/RodA/SpoVE family cell cycle protein has protein sequence MLKKILKSYDYTLIIAVALLAVFGLIMVFSASMVTAVQIYDQDSDFFYNKQKLNLIISGIVFVFVALFPYKAMQSNKFLVPMVFLSLFGLIALFIFGKVAGGAMSWFEIGKRSLQPAEFVKLSVIIYLAAVYAKKQPYINEFNKGVLPPLAYLILAVILVAVQPDFGSAMIILLVAGAVIFTSGMNFKNIFKLGLFGVLLAAPFILLLKDKIFAPYRMGRVEAFRDPFGSEFGYQLSNSYIALGAGGLKGLGLGESIQKLGYLPEAHTDFIMAVIAEELGAFGVGFVILLLGYIVLRGIFISLKCKDAFGSLLAIGISAMIGIQAFINLAGISGVIPLTGVTLPFISYGGSSLLQLSIAMGILVNVSMFVNYEKKYKHKHEEANPESVDMASEKTFSIHK, from the coding sequence ATGTTAAAAAAAATATTAAAATCATATGATTATACCCTGATAATAGCTGTAGCCCTGTTAGCTGTTTTTGGACTTATTATGGTTTTCAGTGCAAGCATGGTAACAGCAGTGCAGATTTATGATCAGGATAGCGACTTTTTCTACAATAAACAAAAGCTGAATTTAATTATCTCAGGAATTGTTTTCGTATTTGTCGCTCTATTTCCATACAAAGCTATGCAAAGCAACAAATTTCTTGTTCCGATGGTATTTCTTTCGTTATTCGGCCTAATTGCGTTATTTATCTTCGGAAAAGTAGCTGGCGGAGCTATGAGCTGGTTTGAGATCGGCAAGAGAAGCCTTCAGCCTGCAGAGTTTGTCAAGCTTTCAGTCATTATATATTTGGCTGCTGTGTATGCAAAGAAACAGCCCTATATTAATGAATTTAACAAAGGGGTTCTCCCGCCGCTTGCTTATCTCATACTTGCCGTAATCCTGGTTGCTGTACAGCCTGATTTTGGTTCCGCCATGATTATATTGCTTGTGGCTGGAGCAGTAATATTTACTTCAGGCATGAATTTTAAGAACATATTTAAATTGGGGCTTTTCGGAGTATTGCTGGCTGCTCCTTTTATCCTTCTATTAAAAGATAAAATATTTGCGCCTTATCGAATGGGGAGGGTAGAAGCATTTAGAGATCCCTTTGGATCGGAGTTCGGATATCAGCTTTCGAATTCCTATATTGCCCTCGGTGCAGGAGGTTTAAAAGGGCTGGGCCTTGGTGAGAGTATACAAAAACTTGGGTATCTTCCTGAAGCCCATACAGACTTCATTATGGCCGTAATTGCTGAGGAACTCGGGGCATTTGGAGTAGGTTTTGTCATTTTGCTTCTCGGGTACATTGTACTGAGGGGAATCTTTATCAGTTTAAAGTGTAAAGATGCTTTTGGCAGCTTGCTTGCTATCGGGATTTCCGCCATGATAGGAATTCAGGCGTTCATTAATCTTGCTGGAATTTCGGGTGTTATACCGCTCACTGGTGTTACACTTCCTTTTATTAGCTATGGTGGATCATCCCTGCTTCAGCTTTCGATTGCAATGGGAATTCTAGTGAATGTCTCTATGTTCGTCAATTATGAAAAGAAATATAAACATAAACATGAAGAGGCAAATCCGGAATCTGTGGATATGGCTTCCGAAAAAACATTTTCTATTCATAAATAA
- a CDS encoding pyridoxamine 5'-phosphate oxidase family protein, producing the protein MANQVEPKLIKPLYDELQKERFVTLATIDFETGGPNVNAISWILAKDDETLYFAVDNRSRIVQNINRNNKVVLNIIANESTYSIAGEASVKAEKMEGVPLKLALMAITVKEVRDVMFYGSKITVEPQYDKTYDKDAAARLDKQVMEAMKKA; encoded by the coding sequence ATGGCAAATCAGGTAGAACCGAAATTAATCAAACCATTATATGACGAATTGCAAAAGGAACGTTTCGTCACACTTGCCACTATTGACTTTGAAACTGGCGGGCCTAATGTTAATGCGATTTCATGGATACTGGCAAAAGATGACGAAACATTATATTTTGCAGTTGATAACCGTTCGAGAATTGTTCAAAACATAAATAGAAATAACAAAGTTGTTCTGAACATTATCGCGAATGAATCTACATACTCCATCGCAGGTGAAGCATCGGTTAAGGCTGAAAAGATGGAAGGCGTACCTTTAAAGCTCGCTCTTATGGCCATTACTGTGAAGGAAGTCCGTGATGTCATGTTTTACGGCTCTAAAATCACTGTCGAACCTCAATATGACAAAACATACGATAAAGATGCAGCAGCCCGTTTGGACAAACAGGTAATGGAGGCAATGAAAAAAGCTTAG
- a CDS encoding YlaN family protein — protein sequence MASDMIIDHKEKANAILKADAAKILKLIKVQMDNLTMPQCPLYEEVLDTQMFGLSREIDFAVRLGLIEETEGKAILEELERELSMLHEASVKK from the coding sequence TTGGCTTCTGACATGATTATTGACCACAAAGAAAAAGCAAATGCCATTTTGAAGGCAGATGCTGCTAAAATATTAAAGTTAATAAAGGTGCAGATGGATAATCTAACCATGCCTCAATGCCCTCTATATGAGGAAGTTCTTGATACCCAGATGTTTGGCTTATCCAGAGAAATAGATTTTGCTGTCCGTCTTGGATTAATTGAAGAGACTGAAGGAAAGGCTATTTTAGAGGAATTGGAAAGGGAACTCTCCATGCTCCACGAAGCTTCAGTAAAAAAATAA
- a CDS encoding YlaI family protein encodes MRVKCVLCDKIESIENESLQAKRLRNRPIHTYMCRPCETRITEKTQKRADTGNFKLYRSKVQEEEW; translated from the coding sequence ATGCGAGTAAAATGTGTACTATGTGATAAAATTGAATCCATTGAAAACGAGTCCTTGCAGGCTAAACGTCTCCGAAACCGCCCGATTCACACATATATGTGCAGACCATGCGAAACAAGAATTACAGAAAAAACACAAAAAAGAGCTGATACTGGAAACTTTAAGCTATATCGGAGCAAAGTCCAGGAGGAGGAATGGTGA
- a CDS encoding YhcN/YlaJ family sporulation lipoprotein, translating to MNKWLLVWMTGLLLTGCGMNNQAQDHQEQKNINSVNVKNSTIQEVDRETGQQVSRHLVNLAVRVPNVNDATAVVLGRFAVVGVDVNKNLDRSEVGSIKYSVAETLKNDPHGARAIVVADPDINARLREIAADIQNGEPLQGIMNELADIAGRLMPEVPADLVDPKKKNEKNATEDPKKRLNNDQEKQLEQKQEKHSNYYK from the coding sequence ATGAATAAATGGCTGCTTGTTTGGATGACAGGATTACTATTAACAGGGTGCGGCATGAACAATCAGGCCCAAGATCATCAGGAACAGAAAAACATCAACTCAGTAAATGTTAAAAATAGTACAATACAGGAAGTTGACAGAGAGACTGGACAGCAGGTTTCCAGGCATCTTGTCAATTTGGCTGTCCGAGTTCCCAATGTCAATGATGCAACAGCAGTTGTACTTGGACGCTTTGCAGTAGTTGGAGTAGATGTAAATAAAAATCTCGATCGTTCTGAGGTCGGATCAATCAAATATTCAGTTGCCGAAACCCTTAAAAATGATCCTCATGGTGCAAGAGCAATTGTAGTGGCTGATCCGGATATTAACGCCAGGCTTCGGGAAATAGCCGCTGACATTCAAAACGGAGAGCCCCTGCAGGGAATCATGAATGAACTGGCAGATATCGCCGGCCGGTTAATGCCTGAAGTCCCAGCCGACCTGGTTGATCCTAAAAAGAAAAATGAGAAAAACGCAACCGAAGATCCAAAGAAAAGACTCAACAATGATCAGGAAAAACAGCTTGAACAAAAACAGGAAAAACACTCAAATTATTATAAGTAA
- the pyc gene encoding pyruvate carboxylase yields MSRRINKVLVANRGEIAIRVFRACTELDIRTVAVYSKEDSGSYHRYKADEAYLVGEGKKPIDAYLDIEGIIDIAKSSDVDAIHPGYGFLSENIEFAKRCEEEGIIFIGPTSKHLDMFGDKVKARTQAQLAEIPVIPGSDGPVESLDEVISFGKNHGFPIIIKASLGGGGRGMRIVRNLEEVKESYERAKSEAKAAFGNDEVYVERFIERPKHIEVQIFGDHEGNIVHLYERDCSVQRRHQKVVEVAPCVSLPENLRDEICQAAVNLMKNVDYLNAGTVEFLVSGDQFYFIEVNPRVQVEHTITEMVTGVDIVQTQIMVAEGYSLHSNEVGVPKQEDIHVHGFAIQSRVTTEDPLNNFMPDTGRLMAYRSGGGFGVRLDAGNGFQGAVITPYYDSLLVKLSTHAMTFQQAASKMVRNLQEFRIRGIKTNIPFLENVVKHEKFLIGEYDTSFIDETPELFLFSKKKDRGTKMLNYIGNVTVNGFPGIEKKKRPVFEEPRVPRLKYSTDYQDGTKQILDKQGPEGLVKWIKEQKEVLITDTTFRDAHQSLLATRVRTNDLKHIAEPTAKLLPDMFSFEMWGGATFDVAYRFLKEDPWDRLLTLREKMPNVLFQMLLRASNAVGYKNYPDNVIREFVEKSAYAGIDVFRIFDSLNWVKGMEVAIDAVRQTGKIAEAAMCYTGDILDPARTKYNLKYYKDLAKELENQGAHILAIKDMAGLLKPQSAYTLISELKETVDIPIHLHTHDTSGNGIYTYAKAIEAGVDIVDTALSTMAGLTSQPSANSLYYALQGNDRQPKIDIQSLEQLSYYWEDVRKYYQDFESGMKAPHSEVYQHEMPGGQYSNLQQQAKAVGLGDKWDEVKDMYSRVNQMFGDIVKVTPSSKVVGDMALFMVQNQLTEQDVLNKGKSLDFPDPVVELFEGYLGQPYGGFPAELQKVILKDREPITVRPGELLEDVDFDALKEKLFKELGRQVTSFDAIAYALYPKVFMDYIKTCDQFGDISVLDTPTFLYGLRLGEEVEIEIETGKTLIVKLVSIGQPQADGTRIVYFELNGQPREVSIKDESIKATTAAKAKADPHNESHIAASMPGTVIKLLVEKGEKVEKGDHLMITEAMKMETTVQAPFSGTVKDIFVSNGEAIQTGDLLIELSK; encoded by the coding sequence TTGAGCAGAAGAATTAACAAGGTATTAGTAGCCAACAGAGGAGAAATTGCCATTCGTGTATTCCGCGCCTGCACAGAGCTGGATATTCGCACGGTAGCTGTCTATTCGAAAGAAGATTCCGGTTCCTACCACCGCTATAAAGCGGATGAAGCTTATCTGGTAGGGGAGGGCAAAAAACCGATTGATGCCTATCTTGACATTGAAGGAATCATTGATATAGCAAAAAGCAGTGATGTAGATGCCATTCATCCTGGCTACGGATTTCTATCTGAAAATATTGAATTCGCAAAACGATGCGAGGAAGAAGGCATCATATTTATCGGTCCTACTTCAAAGCATCTGGATATGTTTGGAGATAAAGTTAAGGCAAGAACTCAAGCCCAGCTTGCTGAAATTCCTGTTATACCAGGCAGTGATGGTCCAGTAGAAAGCCTGGACGAAGTGATTAGCTTCGGCAAAAATCATGGCTTCCCAATTATCATTAAAGCTTCACTTGGCGGCGGCGGAAGAGGCATGCGCATCGTAAGGAACCTTGAGGAAGTAAAGGAATCATATGAGCGTGCCAAATCAGAGGCAAAAGCAGCTTTTGGGAATGATGAGGTTTATGTTGAAAGATTTATAGAAAGACCAAAGCACATCGAAGTTCAAATCTTCGGAGACCATGAAGGAAATATTGTTCATCTGTATGAAAGAGATTGTTCAGTCCAAAGGCGCCACCAGAAGGTTGTTGAAGTTGCACCTTGCGTCTCACTCCCGGAAAATTTGAGAGACGAGATATGCCAGGCTGCTGTCAACCTGATGAAGAATGTAGATTATTTAAACGCAGGAACTGTGGAATTCCTGGTTTCAGGTGACCAGTTTTATTTCATAGAAGTAAATCCGCGTGTGCAAGTTGAGCATACGATCACCGAAATGGTAACAGGTGTCGATATTGTACAAACGCAAATCATGGTGGCTGAAGGCTACTCGCTGCACAGCAATGAAGTTGGTGTTCCAAAACAGGAAGATATTCATGTACATGGCTTTGCCATTCAATCCCGTGTTACAACAGAGGACCCTTTAAATAATTTCATGCCCGATACTGGCAGGTTAATGGCATACAGATCAGGCGGCGGTTTCGGCGTGAGGCTTGATGCTGGAAATGGTTTCCAGGGGGCAGTAATCACACCTTATTATGATTCGCTGCTTGTTAAGCTCTCAACGCATGCAATGACTTTCCAGCAGGCAGCATCAAAAATGGTGAGGAACCTTCAGGAGTTTCGTATCAGGGGTATAAAAACAAATATTCCTTTCCTTGAGAATGTTGTAAAACATGAGAAATTCTTAATAGGTGAGTATGATACATCATTTATTGATGAAACTCCTGAGCTATTCCTATTTTCGAAAAAGAAAGACCGCGGGACGAAGATGCTGAATTATATCGGGAATGTAACGGTAAATGGATTTCCGGGAATTGAAAAGAAGAAACGTCCGGTATTTGAAGAGCCTCGAGTACCGAGATTAAAATACAGTACAGATTACCAGGATGGAACAAAGCAAATTTTAGATAAACAAGGTCCTGAAGGGCTTGTAAAATGGATTAAAGAACAAAAAGAAGTCCTGATTACGGATACTACCTTCCGTGATGCGCATCAATCTCTGCTCGCGACGCGGGTAAGAACTAATGACCTGAAGCATATAGCAGAGCCGACAGCAAAATTGCTTCCCGATATGTTTTCGTTTGAGATGTGGGGCGGTGCAACTTTTGATGTTGCTTACAGATTCCTGAAAGAAGATCCTTGGGATAGATTACTGACATTACGTGAAAAAATGCCAAATGTTTTATTCCAGATGCTTCTTCGTGCTTCGAATGCAGTCGGGTATAAAAACTACCCGGATAATGTAATAAGAGAGTTCGTAGAAAAATCGGCCTACGCCGGCATCGATGTATTCCGGATCTTCGATAGCCTTAACTGGGTTAAAGGGATGGAAGTCGCAATTGATGCTGTGCGCCAGACAGGAAAAATTGCTGAAGCCGCTATGTGCTATACAGGTGATATTCTGGATCCTGCCAGAACGAAATACAATCTTAAATACTATAAAGACTTGGCAAAGGAACTCGAAAATCAGGGGGCACATATACTGGCCATCAAGGATATGGCTGGTTTATTGAAGCCGCAATCAGCATATACTCTTATTTCTGAATTGAAAGAAACTGTTGACATTCCAATTCATCTTCATACCCATGATACAAGCGGAAATGGAATTTACACATATGCAAAGGCTATTGAAGCTGGAGTGGATATTGTAGATACGGCCCTGAGCACAATGGCAGGCTTAACATCCCAGCCAAGCGCTAACTCTCTGTATTACGCGCTGCAGGGAAATGATAGACAGCCAAAAATTGATATCCAGTCGCTCGAGCAATTATCTTACTATTGGGAAGATGTGCGCAAATATTACCAGGACTTCGAAAGCGGCATGAAAGCTCCTCATTCAGAAGTCTATCAGCATGAGATGCCTGGCGGACAATACAGTAACCTTCAGCAGCAGGCTAAAGCAGTTGGCCTTGGGGATAAGTGGGATGAAGTTAAGGACATGTATTCCCGTGTGAACCAAATGTTTGGTGATATTGTTAAAGTTACACCTTCATCAAAGGTAGTTGGTGATATGGCGTTATTTATGGTCCAGAATCAGCTGACAGAACAGGATGTTTTGAATAAAGGGAAATCACTGGATTTTCCAGATCCTGTTGTAGAGCTGTTTGAAGGCTACCTTGGGCAGCCATATGGCGGTTTTCCGGCTGAACTGCAAAAGGTCATATTGAAAGACCGGGAGCCAATCACAGTCAGACCGGGAGAACTACTTGAAGATGTAGACTTCGATGCCTTAAAAGAAAAACTCTTTAAAGAATTGGGCAGGCAGGTTACAAGCTTTGACGCAATTGCCTATGCACTATATCCTAAAGTATTTATGGATTATATTAAGACCTGCGATCAATTTGGTGATATTTCTGTTCTTGATACTCCTACATTCCTGTATGGTCTAAGACTTGGTGAGGAAGTGGAAATTGAAATTGAAACAGGTAAAACATTAATAGTTAAATTGGTTTCGATAGGGCAGCCTCAAGCCGACGGCACTAGAATTGTGTATTTCGAGCTAAATGGCCAACCGCGGGAAGTGAGCATAAAAGACGAAAGCATAAAAGCTACAACAGCAGCCAAGGCAAAAGCTGATCCGCATAATGAAAGCCATATTGCAGCCAGCATGCCGGGAACTGTCATCAAGTTACTTGTAGAAAAAGGTGAGAAAGTCGAAAAAGGCGATCACTTAATGATTACAGAGGCTATGAAGATGGAAACTACTGTACAGGCACCATTCTCTGGAACTGTAAAGGATATTTTTGTCTCAAATGGTGAAGCAATTCAAACTGGAGACCTGCTGATAGAGTTGTCAAAATAA